A stretch of Chanodichthys erythropterus isolate Z2021 chromosome 20, ASM2448905v1, whole genome shotgun sequence DNA encodes these proteins:
- the gp9 gene encoding glycoprotein IX (platelet) isoform X1 — protein MIIRHPQMLSYAKMMLLYLVLCSVFARVRCVTVPSKGVRMNCSSHGLRFVPQLYSSITELLLQNNLLTTITPGHLDMLHNLQLANLSGNPFHCDCSILYFRQWLRRNKAISVMPVCASPSELAQRPIDELTDADLSSCVSDDCSGWVYNAILCLMLCFLIGLLLWCVQLARNSTFILGIDERHTGFEAESLRSLKPKHRVRMRCSIGSLSPGADDIDKPLLNMDILPQILDVLHKQHNIKIKVP, from the exons ATGATTATTAGACACCCTCAGATGTTGTCATATGCTAAAAT GATGCTCTTATATCTTGTTTTGTGCTCAGTCTTTGCACGCGTCAGGTGCGTGACTGTACCATCTAAAGGTGTGAGGATGAACTGCAGCTCACATGGCCTGAGATTCGTCCCTCAGCTTTACTCCAGCATCACCGAACTTCTGCTACAGAACAACCTCCTGACCACCATAACTCCAGGCCATTTAGACATGCTCCACAATCTTCAGCTGGCCAATCTATCCGGGAACCCTTTCCACTGTGACTGCAGTATCCTGTACTTCCGACAATGGCTAAGGAGAAATAAAGCCATCTCTGTGATGCCAGTGTGTGCCAGTCCTTCAGAACTAGCCCAGAGGCCCATTGATGAGCTCACTGATGCCGATTTATCTTCCTGTGTCTCTGATGACTGCTCTGGGTGGGTTTATAATGCCATCTTATGCTTAATGCTGTGTTTTCTCATCGGTTTGCTGCTGTGGTGCGTGCAACTAGCGAGAAACTCTACCTTTATTCTGGGAATCGATGAGAGACACACTGGGTTTGAGGCAGAATCTCTTCGATCACTCAAACCCAAACATAGAGTGAGGATGAGATGCAGTATTGGGTCACTGAGCCCAGGAGCTGATGACATTGACAAGCCTTTACTTAACATGGACATTCTCCCTCAGATACTGGACGTCCTGCACAAGCAACACAACATCAAGATCAAAGTTCCATGA
- the gp9 gene encoding glycoprotein IX (platelet) isoform X2, whose protein sequence is MLLYLVLCSVFARVRCVTVPSKGVRMNCSSHGLRFVPQLYSSITELLLQNNLLTTITPGHLDMLHNLQLANLSGNPFHCDCSILYFRQWLRRNKAISVMPVCASPSELAQRPIDELTDADLSSCVSDDCSGWVYNAILCLMLCFLIGLLLWCVQLARNSTFILGIDERHTGFEAESLRSLKPKHRVRMRCSIGSLSPGADDIDKPLLNMDILPQILDVLHKQHNIKIKVP, encoded by the coding sequence ATGCTCTTATATCTTGTTTTGTGCTCAGTCTTTGCACGCGTCAGGTGCGTGACTGTACCATCTAAAGGTGTGAGGATGAACTGCAGCTCACATGGCCTGAGATTCGTCCCTCAGCTTTACTCCAGCATCACCGAACTTCTGCTACAGAACAACCTCCTGACCACCATAACTCCAGGCCATTTAGACATGCTCCACAATCTTCAGCTGGCCAATCTATCCGGGAACCCTTTCCACTGTGACTGCAGTATCCTGTACTTCCGACAATGGCTAAGGAGAAATAAAGCCATCTCTGTGATGCCAGTGTGTGCCAGTCCTTCAGAACTAGCCCAGAGGCCCATTGATGAGCTCACTGATGCCGATTTATCTTCCTGTGTCTCTGATGACTGCTCTGGGTGGGTTTATAATGCCATCTTATGCTTAATGCTGTGTTTTCTCATCGGTTTGCTGCTGTGGTGCGTGCAACTAGCGAGAAACTCTACCTTTATTCTGGGAATCGATGAGAGACACACTGGGTTTGAGGCAGAATCTCTTCGATCACTCAAACCCAAACATAGAGTGAGGATGAGATGCAGTATTGGGTCACTGAGCCCAGGAGCTGATGACATTGACAAGCCTTTACTTAACATGGACATTCTCCCTCAGATACTGGACGTCCTGCACAAGCAACACAACATCAAGATCAAAGTTCCATGA